In the Streptomyces sp. NBC_00525 genome, one interval contains:
- a CDS encoding XRE family transcriptional regulator codes for MSQGEALNTALRTAMEAAGVTPRRLAMSVGVSGKTVERWLGDPDLIPHPRNREDACKALGVEDVTMLWPKLITDRVKTGEDREIVRSYPYRSACPSTVWADLVRETKGDLFFAGYTNYFLWSQLPDFIGIVKKKAESGCRVRFLLGDPNGEVTRQREEIEGVALTVSTRIRITLEHLEKLGGVEGVEAKFSSAPDAMNHVSLSVFRFDDQALVTPHLARLVGHDSPLLHLRRIGEAGMFSRFAEHAEELWSRGTDVSVTT; via the coding sequence ATGTCCCAGGGGGAAGCCTTGAACACCGCTCTACGTACTGCTATGGAGGCCGCTGGTGTGACTCCACGTCGGCTAGCCATGAGTGTGGGTGTCAGTGGCAAGACGGTAGAGAGGTGGCTTGGTGACCCTGACCTCATCCCCCACCCGAGGAACCGTGAGGATGCCTGCAAAGCGCTAGGCGTGGAGGACGTAACGATGCTGTGGCCCAAGCTGATCACGGATCGCGTGAAGACCGGAGAGGACAGGGAGATCGTTCGTAGCTATCCCTATCGCTCCGCCTGCCCATCAACGGTTTGGGCTGATCTGGTGCGGGAAACCAAAGGGGATCTTTTCTTCGCTGGCTACACGAATTACTTCCTGTGGTCTCAGCTCCCGGACTTCATCGGGATAGTGAAGAAGAAGGCGGAGAGCGGATGCCGGGTCAGGTTCCTCCTGGGAGATCCCAATGGAGAAGTCACTAGGCAGCGAGAAGAGATCGAAGGCGTAGCCCTTACCGTCTCCACTCGTATCCGGATCACCCTGGAGCACCTGGAAAAGCTCGGCGGGGTGGAGGGGGTAGAGGCCAAGTTCTCCTCCGCCCCTGACGCCATGAATCACGTATCCCTGTCGGTATTCAGGTTCGATGACCAAGCCTTGGTGACTCCGCATCTGGCAAGGCTTGTAGGGCATGACTCCCCTCTGCTTCATCTCCGCCGCATTGGTGAGGCTGGGATGTTCTCCAGGTTTGCCGAGCATGCAGAGGAACTGTGGAGCAGGGGTACGGATGTCTCAGTGACGACATGA
- a CDS encoding GIY-YIG nuclease family protein, translated as MKHVICKADINRDIYIEQKKAEKEEGKPRELLVFGACSNQGCTRRAVWEPMGPLVMKLCREHVYQLSGYTKKKEKDFIKGMDDEGLITKHTKGWTYVIRMKGGVVKIGTSVALNKRLQTLSRDQGGVPVVVLAVLPGGVSREALEHKRWESYRISGTEELFHPAAQILDWAKEQGVSEGAVDEVEKFNNWTPKDDHADYWLNWGRAMTEQKQTEEGEKAIGTGGQQ; from the coding sequence ATGAAGCACGTCATCTGCAAGGCAGACATCAACCGGGACATCTACATCGAGCAGAAGAAGGCGGAGAAGGAAGAGGGCAAGCCCAGAGAGCTTCTGGTGTTCGGGGCTTGCTCCAATCAGGGGTGTACCAGGAGAGCCGTGTGGGAACCGATGGGGCCCCTGGTTATGAAGCTCTGCCGAGAACACGTCTACCAACTGTCCGGCTACACCAAGAAGAAGGAGAAGGACTTCATCAAGGGGATGGACGATGAAGGGCTCATCACCAAGCACACCAAGGGATGGACCTACGTCATCCGCATGAAGGGTGGGGTGGTGAAGATAGGAACCAGCGTCGCCCTTAACAAGAGGCTTCAAACCCTCTCCCGTGACCAGGGTGGCGTCCCGGTAGTCGTGCTGGCAGTTCTCCCCGGAGGAGTCAGCAGGGAAGCCCTGGAGCACAAGCGCTGGGAGAGCTATCGCATCTCCGGCACAGAGGAACTGTTCCATCCCGCCGCCCAGATTCTCGACTGGGCAAAGGAACAGGGCGTCAGCGAGGGTGCGGTTGACGAGGTGGAGAAGTTCAACAACTGGACCCCCAAGGATGACCACGCCGACTACTGGTTGAACTGGGGGCGGGCCATGACAGAGCAGAAGCAGACCGAAGAAGGCGAGAAGGCGATAGGCACTGGAGGCCAGCAGTAA
- a CDS encoding type II toxin-antitoxin system Phd/YefM family antitoxin, with product MKVATSEAKAKLPELIRAAEQGQTVELTRYGSTQAVIISRERYERLTRELMQ from the coding sequence ATGAAGGTAGCTACGAGCGAAGCAAAGGCAAAGCTCCCGGAGTTGATACGAGCAGCCGAGCAGGGTCAGACGGTAGAGCTGACTCGATATGGGAGCACTCAGGCAGTCATCATCAGCCGGGAGAGGTACGAGCGGCTGACTAGGGAACTGATGCAGTGA
- a CDS encoding FAD-dependent oxidoreductase — MGDTLYDTDLIIIGGGPAGCAAARMAASVGMRSILVESDQLCRNLYRISALNNVLGGYTSGPELADAIVAELKSTELCRLELGRYVIELRADDDQVAVTLDTGAFLTAPYAVVATGVGPLQPGDAPWITAPAGLTLPALWQADADDAQGRALLVLGGDRPIGTFLRAHPTTDTRLLVAYPAADAYKIDEVREDPRVTLLPVDHLTLHGGQGAQPAAEAVGRDGVHRTVTADAVFLSLGSAPAVPPGDLIRGPDGYCPPTDQYPRVIVAGDLRSARFQRIMTALGSGSEAALRAYYASRDLPLKG; from the coding sequence ATGGGCGACACGCTGTACGACACCGATCTGATCATCATCGGCGGCGGCCCCGCCGGGTGCGCCGCCGCACGTATGGCCGCCAGCGTCGGCATGCGCTCAATTCTGGTCGAGTCGGACCAGCTGTGCCGGAACCTGTACCGGATCTCAGCCCTGAACAATGTCCTCGGCGGCTACACCAGCGGCCCCGAGCTGGCTGACGCCATCGTCGCCGAGCTGAAGAGCACGGAGCTGTGCCGCCTCGAACTCGGTCGGTACGTCATCGAGCTTCGTGCGGACGACGACCAGGTGGCCGTCACGTTGGACACGGGCGCTTTTCTCACCGCCCCGTACGCCGTCGTCGCCACGGGCGTCGGTCCTCTTCAACCCGGTGACGCGCCCTGGATCACCGCCCCGGCCGGCCTGACCCTGCCCGCGCTCTGGCAGGCCGACGCCGACGACGCCCAGGGCCGCGCCCTCCTAGTCCTCGGCGGCGACCGCCCGATCGGTACCTTCCTGCGCGCCCACCCGACCACCGACACGCGCCTCCTCGTGGCGTACCCGGCGGCGGACGCGTACAAGATCGATGAGGTTCGCGAGGACCCCCGGGTCACGCTGCTTCCCGTCGATCACCTGACGCTGCACGGTGGGCAAGGTGCCCAGCCGGCGGCCGAGGCGGTGGGAAGGGACGGTGTCCATCGGACGGTCACGGCGGACGCCGTCTTCCTCAGTCTGGGAAGTGCCCCCGCCGTGCCACCCGGAGACCTGATCCGTGGCCCGGACGGATACTGCCCGCCCACGGACCAGTACCCCCGCGTCATCGTGGCAGGGGACCTCCGCTCCGCCCGCTTCCAGCGGATCATGACCGCCCTCGGCTCCGGCAGTGAGGCGGCGCTGCGCGCGTACTACGCATCCAGGGACCTGCCCCTCAAGGGGTGA
- a CDS encoding isochorismatase family cysteine hydrolase, producing the protein MDIGSAALVVIDMQNGFVNERSRHAVRAVSDLVAQWTGAGRPVIFTRYFNYPDSPYERFFQWRRLQEPPETDIVPELAEAAARAHAVVDKTGYTLFTPQAAELVRGGGWTDLVFCGIATESCVLKSAADAFEHGYAPWIVTDASASDAGPDVHDAGLVVARRLIGTGQLVTSDHVVGQLAAYAGAPVLE; encoded by the coding sequence ATGGACATCGGCAGCGCCGCGCTGGTCGTGATCGACATGCAGAACGGCTTCGTGAACGAGCGAAGCCGCCACGCCGTGCGGGCGGTCTCCGATCTCGTCGCCCAGTGGACCGGCGCCGGCCGGCCCGTGATCTTCACCCGGTACTTCAACTATCCGGACAGCCCGTACGAGCGCTTCTTCCAGTGGCGCCGACTCCAAGAACCACCTGAGACCGACATCGTCCCCGAACTCGCGGAGGCGGCAGCCCGCGCGCACGCGGTCGTCGACAAGACCGGCTACACGCTCTTCACCCCCCAGGCAGCCGAACTGGTCCGCGGGGGCGGCTGGACCGACCTCGTCTTCTGCGGGATCGCCACCGAGAGCTGTGTCCTGAAGTCCGCGGCCGACGCCTTCGAACACGGCTACGCACCCTGGATCGTCACCGACGCCTCCGCCAGCGACGCCGGCCCTGACGTACACGACGCCGGACTCGTGGTCGCCCGCCGTCTGATCGGAACCGGCCAACTTGTCACCTCGGACCACGTGGTCGGCCAACTCGCCGCGTACGCAGGGGCCCCGGTGCTGGAATAG
- a CDS encoding NUDIX hydrolase, translating into MTDIVKRNARAILLDGDELVLIKRTKPGREPYWVSVGGGVEEEDATIEAALHREVFEELGGKLESAELVHLITDALEGGVGVQHIFAARLESMDLAARTGTEFDKPERGGYEVVRVPFTAQAVRELNLMPPELAEFIAMNTAAIVSVLDTPIREA; encoded by the coding sequence ATGACCGACATCGTCAAGCGCAACGCCCGCGCCATCCTTCTCGACGGCGACGAACTGGTCCTCATCAAGCGCACCAAGCCCGGCAGGGAGCCGTACTGGGTGTCGGTCGGCGGAGGCGTCGAGGAAGAGGACGCGACCATCGAGGCGGCTCTGCACCGGGAGGTGTTCGAGGAGCTGGGCGGCAAGCTGGAGAGCGCCGAGCTCGTACACCTCATCACCGACGCGCTGGAGGGAGGCGTCGGAGTCCAGCACATCTTCGCGGCGCGCCTGGAATCGATGGACCTGGCCGCACGGACGGGCACCGAGTTCGACAAGCCGGAGCGGGGCGGCTACGAGGTGGTCCGGGTGCCCTTCACCGCCCAGGCCGTCCGTGAGTTGAACCTGATGCCGCCGGAGTTGGCCGAGTTCATCGCCATGAACACCGCCGCGATCGTCTCCGTCCTCGACACACCGATCCGCGAGGCATGA
- a CDS encoding DUF4254 domain-containing protein yields MTQNSPPLVLPPGLTRAIATLQDKDRNRLDDTVTRLHAVNGPLWDTEDRVRSALLSAAQVADCKREIDQLNAERNALAERADEVLGSLADAGRADVPLHTETLASVVDRMSVLTLRIWHSERAAGRDELAARRVPALHGQREELCAALDALVSDVVAGRRRLPVPARFKLYGREDIAPAEVKPSRHLRQVLAFGGLSECGKSTSAQFVQRTCGAQRLKIGFLLRQAAHREGLADPYALSARRQAELLLGELNRFADAHVDTKLFTIESVHDDASIAELKQLMGDTLQIVYLDAPFSVRVERSGTPAPAVAAKDEIKMSRGAHQVAALADHVIDNTGSIAALRARLRRIAAPPSTTALRVATPYGLGLPAAVASATADFTETVRAYGPGVRLVALTGSPGEGTWIAGWSDLDLMVIAEHEVIGRIHEALEQYRTALGSAASLGPTLVTPGELTARRLTPRLAFVLHQLQQGSPVLHAASDLELPTISRDELAFAAVRELPQVMLTMRRLRTAEGATALRQLYKHLVLACRLLLREHNQWESGPDRILAAASRMPGLTALAVPPLAEVANAWRDGDTELVLKPITAAVDQLLTWYALQLAA; encoded by the coding sequence ATGACTCAGAACTCCCCGCCCCTGGTGCTACCTCCGGGGCTCACCCGCGCCATAGCCACCCTCCAGGACAAGGACCGGAACCGGCTGGACGACACCGTCACCCGGCTCCACGCCGTCAACGGGCCTCTGTGGGACACCGAGGACCGGGTGCGTAGCGCCTTGCTCTCCGCCGCCCAGGTCGCCGACTGCAAGCGAGAGATCGACCAGCTCAACGCCGAACGCAACGCCCTCGCCGAACGGGCTGACGAAGTGCTCGGCTCACTGGCGGACGCGGGCCGCGCCGATGTGCCCCTGCACACCGAGACGCTCGCCTCCGTCGTGGATCGCATGTCGGTGCTGACGCTGCGGATCTGGCACAGCGAGCGTGCGGCGGGCCGCGACGAGCTGGCCGCGCGACGTGTCCCGGCCCTTCACGGGCAACGTGAGGAGCTCTGCGCCGCTCTCGACGCGCTGGTCTCCGATGTCGTCGCAGGCCGGCGTCGGCTCCCCGTGCCGGCCCGCTTCAAGCTGTACGGACGGGAGGACATCGCTCCGGCAGAGGTCAAGCCGAGTCGGCATCTGCGCCAGGTACTCGCCTTCGGCGGGCTGAGCGAGTGCGGGAAGAGCACCAGCGCGCAGTTCGTCCAGCGGACCTGCGGCGCCCAACGCCTCAAGATCGGCTTCCTGTTACGGCAGGCAGCCCATCGGGAGGGGCTCGCCGACCCGTACGCACTCTCGGCCCGTCGGCAGGCCGAACTGCTCCTCGGCGAGCTGAACCGCTTCGCGGACGCCCACGTCGACACGAAGCTGTTCACCATCGAGTCCGTCCACGACGATGCCTCGATCGCCGAACTCAAGCAGCTCATGGGCGACACGCTCCAGATCGTCTACCTGGATGCCCCCTTCTCCGTACGCGTCGAGCGGTCGGGCACTCCGGCCCCGGCCGTCGCCGCGAAGGACGAGATCAAGATGAGCCGCGGCGCCCACCAGGTCGCCGCTCTGGCCGACCACGTCATCGACAACACCGGCAGCATCGCCGCCCTTCGCGCCCGCCTCCGGCGCATCGCCGCCCCGCCCTCCACGACTGCGCTGCGCGTGGCCACCCCGTACGGGCTCGGTCTTCCGGCAGCAGTCGCGTCGGCGACGGCCGACTTCACCGAAACGGTGCGGGCGTACGGACCCGGCGTCCGGCTCGTCGCCCTGACCGGAAGCCCCGGAGAGGGGACCTGGATCGCCGGATGGTCCGACCTGGACCTCATGGTGATCGCCGAGCACGAGGTCATCGGCAGGATCCATGAGGCCCTGGAGCAGTACCGGACGGCCCTCGGCAGTGCGGCCTCTCTCGGCCCCACCCTCGTCACGCCCGGAGAACTGACCGCCCGACGCCTCACTCCGCGCCTGGCCTTCGTCCTTCACCAGCTCCAGCAAGGCAGCCCCGTCCTGCATGCGGCATCCGACCTCGAACTTCCGACGATCAGCCGGGACGAGCTCGCGTTCGCTGCCGTCCGTGAACTGCCCCAGGTCATGCTCACCATGCGCCGTCTGCGTACTGCGGAGGGGGCGACCGCCCTGCGGCAGCTCTACAAGCACCTCGTGCTCGCCTGCCGCCTTCTCCTGCGCGAGCACAACCAGTGGGAGTCCGGCCCCGACCGGATCCTCGCCGCCGCCTCCCGCATGCCGGGCCTGACGGCCCTCGCGGTCCCTCCTCTGGCCGAGGTCGCGAACGCTTGGCGTGACGGTGACACCGAGCTCGTGCTCAAGCCCATCACCGCGGCGGTCGACCAGCTCCTCACCTGGTACGCGCTCCAGCTCGCCGCCTGA
- a CDS encoding phosphoribosyltransferase family protein yields the protein MPETVTLPPFSARIVERLSVGATSRRERVIHSLDGLESPVHPDTLASTGADLWRLVQEQLPDGAGSVDFLLGLDAGGILPTVSLADAARLPYKIAWKLHLPLDGAVRFSEPHAMRTDVFAYGIAPGQRIVIVDDEITTGRTLADLTRRLREAGAVPLAAACLVEDTTRGARALLDELELPLVSLTTIEGPA from the coding sequence ATGCCCGAAACCGTCACCCTGCCGCCCTTCTCCGCCCGAATCGTCGAACGGCTCAGCGTCGGAGCCACGAGCCGCCGCGAGCGTGTCATCCACTCGTTGGACGGCCTGGAGAGCCCGGTGCATCCCGACACCCTTGCCAGCACGGGGGCCGATCTGTGGCGTCTGGTCCAGGAGCAGTTGCCGGACGGCGCCGGCTCCGTGGACTTCCTCCTGGGCCTGGACGCGGGCGGCATTCTGCCCACCGTCTCCCTCGCCGACGCCGCCCGCCTCCCCTACAAGATCGCCTGGAAGCTGCATCTCCCCCTGGACGGCGCGGTCCGCTTCAGCGAGCCGCACGCCATGCGCACCGACGTCTTCGCCTACGGCATCGCTCCGGGACAGCGCATCGTCATCGTGGACGACGAGATCACCACCGGTCGGACCCTGGCCGACCTCACCCGCCGCCTCCGCGAGGCCGGCGCCGTCCCGCTGGCGGCGGCCTGCCTGGTGGAGGACACCACGCGCGGAGCCCGCGCCCTGCTCGACGAGCTGGAGCTGCCGCTGGTCTCGCTCACCACGATCGAGGGTCCGGCGTGA
- a CDS encoding glycosyltransferase family 9 protein, whose amino-acid sequence MVVPAGAVHTTPLGYDRGSVPLGAPLPLTASAELVHRLSGCGEVVVAFEGKLGDTLLALTGVRAVLDWLRLRSVRTSVRAVGPYAGLIARTGLITQPPVTTPHGRRAVIGDRAGIEAHGSETVVSLLLDPAAPPCWSSDGRAHPDLPARHYLALERRLGIRLPGTAPFAPTLATGPNDLVEELRSVGWLGGLTIAAITATSWPERKDYTAQRYIALAEHIAEAQQAQARLLLIGGSAEDGFRVSAEAPRRHVQVLHLDGVPGDQLADLFPHCDLIVGNDTGLTHLAAMTRSPERPVIGLYARHSHSKWRTGLPRHHAIATDLSDRMHQGDLCPVRDAIPPDVDVHMDAFPPAELARVCLDLLNGVRP is encoded by the coding sequence GTGGTCGTCCCCGCCGGGGCCGTCCACACCACCCCGCTGGGGTACGACCGTGGCAGCGTCCCCCTCGGCGCGCCGCTCCCGCTGACTGCCTCCGCCGAGCTCGTCCACCGACTGAGCGGGTGCGGCGAGGTCGTGGTGGCCTTTGAGGGGAAGCTCGGAGACACCCTCCTCGCTCTTACGGGGGTCCGCGCGGTGCTCGACTGGCTGCGGCTGCGGTCGGTTCGCACCTCCGTCCGGGCGGTGGGGCCGTACGCAGGGCTGATCGCCCGGACCGGGCTGATCACTCAACCCCCAGTCACCACGCCCCACGGTCGACGCGCTGTGATCGGAGACCGCGCGGGGATCGAGGCGCACGGCTCCGAAACCGTGGTGAGCCTGTTACTCGATCCAGCTGCCCCGCCCTGCTGGTCGAGCGACGGCCGCGCCCACCCGGACCTGCCTGCCCGCCACTACCTGGCGCTGGAACGCCGCCTCGGTATCCGCCTCCCCGGCACGGCTCCCTTCGCGCCGACCCTCGCGACCGGCCCGAATGATCTCGTGGAGGAGCTGCGATCGGTGGGCTGGCTGGGCGGCCTGACCATCGCCGCCATCACCGCCACCAGCTGGCCGGAGCGCAAGGACTACACCGCCCAGCGGTACATCGCCCTCGCCGAGCACATCGCCGAGGCCCAGCAAGCACAGGCCCGGCTGCTGCTCATCGGCGGCAGCGCGGAAGATGGCTTCCGCGTCAGCGCGGAGGCCCCTCGACGCCACGTTCAGGTGCTCCACCTGGACGGGGTGCCGGGCGACCAGCTCGCCGATCTCTTCCCGCACTGCGACCTGATCGTCGGCAACGACACCGGCCTCACCCACCTCGCCGCCATGACGCGCAGTCCCGAGAGACCCGTCATCGGCTTGTACGCGCGCCACAGCCACAGCAAGTGGCGCACCGGGCTCCCCCGCCACCACGCCATCGCCACCGACCTGTCCGACCGCATGCACCAGGGCGACCTCTGCCCCGTCCGAGACGCCATCCCTCCAGACGTCGACGTTCACATGGACGCCTTCCCGCCCGCCGAACTGGCCCGAGTGTGCCTCGACCTGCTCAACGGGGTGCGGCCATGA
- a CDS encoding SDR family NAD(P)-dependent oxidoreductase, with amino-acid sequence MPGPLNGRTALVTGATGGLGTAIARRLAADGATIALAHFDDNRTAGELSTSLPSCISLSADLRDAEAVRSLCRRAQEALGPVDILVSNAGAYPRRSWPETTPTHWEDTLATNLTSHYLLAHELTPAMTAAGWGRVITIGSVLAAAGRHELAGYISAKAGLEGLTRALARELGPVGVTANCVAPGSIRVPAEDAVVDDPEAMTVRQLARQCVQRRGRPEDVAAAVAFLATEDAGFITGQTLRVDGGWILG; translated from the coding sequence ATGCCCGGCCCCCTGAACGGCCGCACCGCGCTGGTCACCGGAGCGACCGGCGGCCTCGGCACGGCCATCGCCCGCCGCCTCGCAGCCGACGGCGCCACCATCGCGCTCGCCCACTTCGACGACAACCGAACAGCAGGAGAGCTCTCAACCTCCCTCCCCTCTTGCATCTCCCTTTCGGCAGACCTCCGAGACGCCGAGGCCGTACGGTCCCTGTGCCGTCGGGCCCAAGAGGCGCTGGGCCCGGTGGACATCCTGGTCAGCAACGCCGGTGCCTACCCGCGCCGATCGTGGCCGGAGACGACACCGACCCACTGGGAGGACACCCTGGCCACCAACCTGACCAGCCACTATCTCCTCGCCCACGAACTCACCCCCGCCATGACGGCCGCCGGCTGGGGCCGCGTCATCACGATCGGCTCCGTGCTCGCCGCTGCGGGCCGCCACGAGCTCGCCGGCTACATCAGTGCCAAAGCCGGCCTCGAAGGACTCACCCGCGCCCTCGCCCGCGAACTCGGCCCAGTCGGCGTCACCGCGAACTGCGTGGCTCCCGGCTCCATCCGTGTCCCCGCCGAAGACGCAGTCGTCGACGATCCAGAGGCCATGACCGTCCGCCAGCTCGCCCGCCAGTGCGTCCAACGCCGGGGCCGGCCGGAAGACGTCGCCGCGGCCGTCGCCTTCCTCGCCACCGAGGACGCCGGTTTCATCACCGGCCAGACCCTGCGCGTCGACGGAGGCTGGATCCTTGGCTGA
- a CDS encoding histidine phosphatase family protein: MADIWLMRHGAYEGHRPGYHAPHEAALTMEGRDQVCRSLPLPEGITAIVTSPIPRARQTATLVSHLTGLPIVATSGLLAEWRAPSIVLGRSAETYPPAYRAWRARRLANPSLRCEDGESLTDLHTRARHCATFLHHAAQRHGPLLAVSHTLFLGVLTHLPEGPAAFVTAAKGPWRFAERRLFTAFQSPALHLQRPER, from the coding sequence TTGGCTGACATCTGGCTCATGCGCCACGGCGCCTACGAAGGCCACCGCCCCGGCTACCACGCCCCACACGAGGCCGCTCTCACCATGGAGGGCCGCGACCAGGTGTGCCGCTCGCTCCCCCTCCCCGAGGGCATCACCGCGATCGTCACCAGCCCGATTCCCCGTGCCCGCCAGACCGCCACCCTCGTCTCGCATCTCACGGGCCTGCCGATCGTGGCCACCTCCGGCCTCCTCGCCGAGTGGCGCGCCCCGAGCATCGTCCTCGGCCGCAGCGCCGAGACCTACCCGCCCGCCTATCGCGCCTGGCGGGCCCGGCGCCTCGCCAATCCGTCTCTACGCTGTGAAGACGGCGAAAGCCTCACCGACCTCCACACCCGAGCCCGCCACTGCGCCACTTTCCTCCACCACGCTGCCCAACGCCACGGCCCCCTGCTGGCGGTCTCCCACACCCTCTTCCTGGGCGTCCTCACGCACCTCCCAGAAGGCCCCGCCGCCTTCGTCACCGCGGCGAAGGGCCCCTGGCGCTTCGCCGAACGCCGCCTTTTCACCGCCTTCCAGTCCCCGGCGTTGCACCTTCAGAGACCTGAACGATGA
- a CDS encoding HNH endonuclease: protein MASGFSRCMYCGDSQGTDIDHFKPIVEDPLSAFVWTNHLLACSHCNSNEKRDRYPCSASGECLLVDPCAEDPWDHLVLTLSTGEYAGVTPKGWATIEVFGLGRPDLERGRAKAYVRCKSMLRDWAVQEREGRSEDAREIIESLTVQPFADVLYAMVRRVDDPGALTVFGRDIIYALKKIEDAA, encoded by the coding sequence ATGGCTTCAGGTTTTTCCCGCTGTATGTATTGCGGTGATAGCCAAGGTACTGATATTGACCACTTTAAGCCCATAGTCGAGGATCCCCTTTCCGCCTTCGTTTGGACGAATCACTTGCTTGCTTGCTCACACTGCAATAGCAACGAAAAGAGGGATAGATATCCCTGTAGTGCTAGCGGTGAATGTCTCCTTGTGGATCCTTGCGCAGAGGACCCTTGGGATCACCTAGTTCTGACGCTCTCTACCGGCGAGTATGCTGGGGTTACGCCAAAGGGTTGGGCAACTATTGAGGTCTTTGGGCTCGGCAGGCCGGACCTGGAGCGAGGTAGAGCGAAGGCTTATGTTAGATGCAAATCGATGCTGCGAGACTGGGCAGTCCAGGAAAGGGAGGGAAGGAGTGAGGACGCGCGCGAGATAATCGAATCACTGACCGTGCAACCTTTTGCTGATGTTCTGTATGCAATGGTCAGAAGAGTGGATGATCCGGGAGCTCTCACCGTGTTCGGCAGGGACATCATTTATGCGCTGAAGAAAATTGAGGATGCAGCCTAG
- a CDS encoding AAA family ATPase → MQIDNIRGFSGEKKVNLDFQRPGGKYSGWTVIAGRNGSGKTSLLQCIALMLAGPAAAQTLAPNHVAWGSKPREQNSGSISASFFLDADDLKNISLEGVPEKPGVHGRASLLLPPPKIVSRSGKVVRLSFSSDWVQEVQSADDGDLEGEIFPTKNWFAAGYGPFRRLSSDIPEALTGPADLHDPSDAVSTAERFSTLFHEDAALGESVAWLVGVYLRSLEKERGAARLLKSVLELLSDGLLPDGYEAVKVTSSGLWVRSAGQTFPLREMSDGYRTVTALVLDIVRRLHEFYGILRARRGKGGIALHVPGVVMIDEIDAHMHVSWQQRIGGWLTTHFPKIQFIVTTHSPYVCQSADPGGLIRLPGFGEDVAPHVVDEQLHRRIVYGSGDDAALSALFGLDTPYSSEAERLRKRLVELEGKVFSGSASKAEVANYKRLSETLSSSLEARVDEVSGRLGRRS, encoded by the coding sequence GTGCAAATCGATAATATCCGAGGATTCTCAGGGGAGAAAAAAGTCAACCTTGATTTCCAGAGGCCGGGTGGAAAGTATTCTGGGTGGACTGTAATTGCAGGTAGGAATGGATCTGGCAAAACCTCACTTTTGCAGTGCATCGCCCTGATGCTTGCTGGTCCAGCGGCCGCGCAAACGCTGGCCCCTAATCACGTCGCCTGGGGTTCGAAACCCAGAGAACAGAATTCCGGAAGTATCTCAGCTTCCTTCTTCTTGGATGCAGATGACCTAAAAAATATCAGCCTAGAGGGGGTGCCCGAAAAACCGGGCGTGCATGGCCGTGCGTCACTACTCCTCCCGCCGCCAAAAATTGTTTCCAGGTCTGGAAAGGTTGTTAGGCTCAGTTTTAGTAGCGATTGGGTGCAAGAAGTTCAATCTGCCGATGACGGGGATTTGGAAGGAGAAATTTTTCCAACTAAGAACTGGTTTGCTGCGGGTTACGGACCGTTTCGGAGGCTCTCATCAGATATTCCGGAGGCGCTAACAGGACCCGCAGACCTACACGATCCATCGGACGCAGTCTCAACGGCTGAAAGGTTCTCCACCCTATTTCACGAGGACGCCGCCTTGGGTGAGAGCGTTGCGTGGCTTGTGGGCGTTTATCTGCGCAGTCTTGAAAAGGAGCGTGGAGCCGCTAGACTGCTGAAATCTGTGCTGGAGCTACTTTCTGATGGGCTTCTCCCTGACGGCTATGAGGCTGTGAAGGTGACCTCATCGGGTCTTTGGGTAAGGTCTGCTGGCCAGACTTTCCCCCTTAGGGAGATGAGTGATGGCTACCGAACCGTCACTGCATTGGTGCTAGATATCGTGCGGCGCCTTCACGAGTTCTACGGAATTCTGAGGGCGAGGAGAGGTAAAGGTGGAATTGCGCTGCATGTTCCAGGAGTCGTTATGATCGATGAAATTGACGCCCACATGCATGTGAGTTGGCAGCAGAGAATCGGTGGATGGCTGACGACGCATTTCCCGAAAATTCAGTTCATCGTGACAACCCATAGTCCATACGTGTGTCAATCCGCTGACCCGGGGGGGCTGATTCGCCTACCAGGCTTCGGTGAAGATGTTGCCCCACACGTGGTAGACGAGCAGCTGCACAGGAGAATTGTCTACGGAAGCGGAGATGACGCGGCACTTTCGGCCCTATTCGGGCTGGACACACCGTATTCAAGTGAGGCGGAGAGGCTGCGTAAGCGGCTTGTCGAACTGGAAGGGAAAGTTTTCTCAGGATCTGCCAGCAAGGCCGAGGTGGCCAATTACAAGAGACTGAGTGAAACTTTGTCCAGCTCTCTGGAAGCTCGAGTGGATGAGGTATCTGGGCGCCTAGGGAGGCGGTCGTGA